A stretch of DNA from Candidatus Kapaibacterium thiocyanatum:
GATTGTCTGGTAACAGCGTGACGGAGGACGTGAGATTGATGTCCGTCCCCTCTTGTCTGTAGAACGGATAGACGAAGTTGAAGCGCGAGTTCGTCGTCTTCACCTTGTAGGTGACGGAGATCAGAACGACGCCTTCCAGTTCGTTGCTGTCGTCGAGCTGGACACGTTCCACCAGTACTCTGGGTTCATGGTAGAGGATCGCGGACTCGATCTTGTCGATCATCAACGTCTTGATCCGCGTGTCGAGACTTTCGAAGACGAGCTCTTCCATTCCGCATCCGTAGAGCGGCAGCATGATGCGTTCACCGCGCATCGTACCGAGCAGTATTTCGAGGCTCGACGTCACGTCGGCTTCTTCCTCGAGCATTTCGACCCTCGCGAGGGCGTTGTCGAACGTTGGAGGAAAGGTCCAGCCCCTTCCGAGAAACGGACGCTTCATGATGGGCTCATCCTCCGATGATGACGGTTGGTGCACATGGTGGAAGGATCATTCCACCCGATGCCGTGAGATCTGCCATCCGCGCAGCCGGCATGCCGCCGATCAGTACGGTCATCGATCCGAGGATGATGGCATCCGGACCGCACGTATCACCGAGGCGTGCTGCCGGCAGGCCCGCGATGAATACCGTCGGACATCCCGGTGGCAGGATCGGCGTCGGGATGCCGGATGTCGCCGGACTTACGATCAGGTCCGTAATACGTGCTGCCGGAGGCATGATTCACCTTCACGTTAATTGATCTGCACGAGGCCACCCTTGATCACCGTCGTCGCCGAACCCTGGATGGTCGTGCTTGCTCCGCTGATCTCGGCACTGGCACTGCCCGACGCCTTGAAGCCGGTCTGTGCCTTCAGTTCCATGTCGAGTCCTTCCACGACGACATTCTTCGCGGCCTTGAGCTTGAGGTCCTTGACGCTCTCCACGACGATGCCGTCCGCGTCCATCGTGATCCTGTTCCCGTTCTGGTCTTCGATCACGATGCCGCTGTCTTCTTCCGTCAAGGCGATCCTGTTGCCTGCGGGTGTTTCGATGCGTACGATCTTCTTCTCGTCGTCGAACGTCATCTTCATCTTCTCGCGGCTGACGTATCCCTTGAGATGATTGTCGTCCTTCGCAGGCTCGGGTGACGGCTTCGCACTGCTGTGGCACATACCGAGCACGACGGGATATCGAGGATCGTTGTCGAGAAATCCGACGACGACTTCGTCGCCGATCTCGGGGCGGTAATATGTTCCTCGTTCCTTCCCTGCATCGAGCGTGGAGAGCCGGGCCCATATCCCTTCATCGGAGGCGCTGATCATCGGAATGCGCACCTTGATCCTGTCCTCACCGTCTGGATCGTTCTCCAGCGCCGTCACCACACCCATCTGCAGTCCATGTACGGATGGCAGCAGACCAGCGGCCGGCAATGCGCTCACGGGAAACGTCTCCGCGAACGTCGCGGTACTCAAGCCGATCTGCGCGTCCGTCTCCCAGTTGCCGTCGGATACCGAATGGCGGACACCCGACACGTACATCTTGCCCTCGAAGCGTTCGCCGATACCGGTGACCTCGATCACCGTTCCGGGAAGGACGGTGGCGAGTCCCTGGAACTTCACACGGCCGCGGACCTTGGCAAGACGCTCCTTCAACAGATAGCCGTCGGCCCATGCCTGGAGCTCGGGCTCGGAGACCTTCCCTCCGTGCCGCAGTTCATGCGCATCACCGCCGACGACGTCGGCCAGGGTATCGGGATCGAGGTTGCCGTTCTCCGTCGTCGACGGTTCGGCCGCCTCGGTCTCGATGACTTCCTGATCCGTGGCATTCCACGCCTTGGCCTTCACGCCTTTGCTCTGCAGGCGTGCATCGATCTCGGCGTCGAGTTCGAGAACCGTGGTACCGAAGCCGACCGTGACGATGGACGATCCTGCGACGTCGGGGCGGACGATCCTGATCTTGCCACCTTCCGTGATCACGACGCAGCCGTTCGCTTCGGCACGGCACAGGATGAAGTCCCAGTCCGTCGCATCGTACTGCACCACTTCCTTCAGTGCGGCGTCGGTCGTCACGACGTCATGCTGCAGGCCGTGGAGGTCGATGATCTCCTGCATGATGTCGGAGTCCTTCTTGTCGACGAAGTACCGGCTGTTCCTTCCACGCGTAAGCTTCATGCTTTCGTCACGGCATTCCACGATGAGCATACTTCCCGTCTTGCGGATCTTGATGGCGTGCTTGACCACGATGCCCTTGAAGACGGACTCGTTCTGCGACCGGTATCCGAGCTGGATCTCGATCTTCTTTCCCGGGACGAAGAGATCGGTATCGCTGGCCTTGAACTTCCCCTGCGACGCCTCGCCATCCTTGAGATGGATCGTGGCCGAAGGGATCCTGTTCAGCTCGAGCGAGACGGACACTGCCTGTACCTGATATTCGCCGGGAATCTCCTGGCCTTCGACGAGGATGGCCACGGTGCAGACGTCGGGAGTTGCCGGAGTCGGTATGGTCGATACTTCACTCACTTCTTCGTCGCAGTCTTGTCGATTGGTGGGAAGAAGACCGTCGTGCCCGGAACGAGATCCCGGAAGTTGTCGATACCGTTCACTGCGGCGACCTGCATGTAGTATCTGCTGTCGCCATAGATCCGATGACACATCAGGGGAAGCGTATCGCCTTCCTTCACCGTGCGTACGTGCGTCAGGTCGGGAGAGCTCCTGTTCTCCTGCGCGGCACGCTTCTGCTCCTCGATACTGCTCTTGAACGTCACCTTGGCCGTGGCACGGATCGGCGTACCGTCGGGGCTGAACATCTTGTAGGTGAGGCTCACTTCCGTGACCCTGCCCTTGAAGATGGAGTTCTCGCCCCATACGAGCTTGAAGTGGCGCGGCTCGTGGGCATCGCCCTGATACTCGATGAGCACCTGCTTGAACTTCCTGATATCGTCGGCGATGCTATCGCGCGGTTTGCCGTCGATGATCCCGGTGTTGTCGAAGAGAAATTCGAACGATATCTCTTCGGGCTCCGTGTATTCGTACTTGAGCTGCTGTCCGCTCGTACCCTGTCCCTGCCCTCCTTCGGAGAACTTGAGCTTGTAGTCGAGCGTATACGATTCGGGATTGATCAATACCTCGAACGAATCGTCCGCATCGGCAAGCCCTCCATTCTCCGCCTTCTCCGAATCGGAAAAGGCGAGGATGAGCATCTTCTCCAGTTTACCGGAAGCGGCCATCAGCGTTCAGCCTTGTTCTGTAGGATCTGCAATACCTGTTCGACGCATTCGGCGACGAGATCGGCCTGACCACCGCCCTGACCTCCCTGTCCCGAAGACTGGGAAGGAGACTGCGTCTGCGGCGCCTGCTGCCCTTGCTGCGGTGCGTTCACGGCAACCTTGATGTGCAGCTCACGGATTTCGATTGGCATGTCGTTACTCGATCGTGAAGTATCGATAGGTCAACTCGAGCGTTTCGATCACCACGGAGTTCTCGTTGGCGTTCAGGTCGCTGACGATCCATTTCTTGGGAATGGCCTGGGCTACCTTCCACGTCTTCAATGGCTCACCCTTCTCGTTGAGGAGAATGACGGTGAGATCTGCAGGCTTGAACTCCCTGTTCCTGAAGGCATCGAGCATCCACTTGATCACGTCGGAGTCGGTGAGCATACCGCGCTTCAGCACCATGTCGGCATACTTCGTACGGACGGGGAGCTTGTGCTCGAAGCGATTCTCCCCGCCCTCCTTGAAGCTCTCGTAGTCGTACTCCACCGACAGGCCGGACACGGTCTGGAACCGGACGTCGTTCTTGTCCTTGCTGATGCTGAACTCCACACGGTAGTAGAAGCTCAGCGGCGGATAGTAGTCGATGGATGATGCCATGATCAGCGAACGAGACTCAGACCTTCGTGAGCGATCTCGATGGTTTCGATGGCGACTTCGTTGGCATCCGACTTGAGATCAGGCACGGTGATCTTCGTGGGGAAGCAGCGGACTGCCTTCCATACGGCCACGGGCTCGTGCTTCTCGTTGAGAAGGCGGATCACGACGTCGCGACGACCGTTCACGCGCTCGTTCGAGATTTCGTCGATCCAGTTATTGTAATCGAAGTCGCCTTCGAACTTTCCGCGCTTCATCGTGATGTTGCTGAACTTCCGCATACCGGGCATCTTGATCTTGCTGAAGTCCTTGCTGTCGCTATGACGATATTCGATCACTTCCACCTGCTGATCCATACCGGTCACTTCGGTGAAGTTCAGCTTCGCTCCGCCCCAGTCGATCTGATACTGAAACCGGGGCAACGGATATTCTTGTGCCATGACTGCTCCATCGGGAATGGTGTATGTTCTGTGTCAGGTACCGGACGTCGACTCTCAGGATTCGGCCATCTTGTGCGAGAACTTGAGGATGATGAATTCGGCGGGACGCACGGCGGCCATGCCGATCTCGATGATCATCCGTCCTTCGAGAATGTCCAGGGCGGTCATCGTCTTGCCGAGGCCGACTGCGACGTAGAAGGCATGCTCGGGCTTCACGCCCTGCAGTGCGCCCTGGCGCCACAGCGTGGTGAGAAAGTTCTCGATCATGGCCTGTACGCGTACCCACGTGTTGGCATCGTTCGGTTCGAACACGAACTGCTCCGTGGCCTTCTTCACGGATTCCTCGACGAAGTTGAAGAACCGTCGTACGCTCACGTAGCGCCATTCGTTGTCGTTCCCCGCAAGAGTCCTCGCTCCCCATACCAGGGTTCCCTTACCCGTAAAGGCACGGATGGCGTTGACGGACTTTCCGGCGGTGGAATCGACGTTCATCTGATCCTGCTGCGTATTCGAGAACTGGATCGCAGGCCTGATCACGGCATTGACGCTGACGTTGGCGGGAGCCTTCCATACGCCGCGGTCGTTGTCGACGTCGGCATAGATACCGGCCATCGCAGAACTCGGAGGCATCTTGCACGGCAGGTCACGGATGGCCGCACGCGCGCTTTCGTAGACGGCGTTCGCCGTGGTGGCGAGCGTATCCAGCTTCACGGACGCGCTCGCGGAACCGTTCACCACATGCGTGATGTCGATTTCCGTTTCGTCGACGCTGAAGTCCAGCGTCGTTTCGATATTGGGTGCGTAGGCTGCACCGTACTTGAGGTTGTTCATACCGATACCGGACGTACGGAAGTTGGAGACGGCATCGATCAGGTTGGCCGTCGGATCCGACAGCACTTCGTCGTCGCCATGTACATCCATGATGACGAAGCGATCCTTGAGGTCGTCACATTGGGCGAGCGCCGCATCCTGCAGCGTCTTGAAGTCCGAGATCCCAAGGCTCTGCGCCTCAGGGAAGACGATCAGCGTGGGTTCGTCGGCCAGTTCGAGTGCATCGAGACCATCGTGCAGTTCGGTTTCCACGAGCGATCCACCGAACGTCGCCTTGTAATCACCGACGGAGACGATGTAGCACGGGCCGCCACCGTTGGCGTAGAACAACTGCAGTGCATAGTACATGATGTGCTTCGAGCGATCGGCCTCTGCGATGGTAGCCACGGACTTCATCGACGTCGTGTTGCCGTCTGCATCCTGCGTTTCCGTCACGGTGACGTCGATATTCCGCTCGGGCTGCGGTCCCCCGAAGAACGCTTCGTATTCGACGAGCGAGCTGATCCTCGTGGGCTTCAGCGTGAGATCGCCGGTCGTGAGTTCCATCGCCTTCTGTGTATAGCCGATGAAGGCCGGAATCGCCGTTTCCACGGGTGCGATGGACGGCGGAAACTTGGGGATCTCCTCGATGTACACCCCGGGGGTTTTATATGCAGTTGCCATAGGTCCCTGGCTTGAATGGTTAACGCAACGGTTGATTAGACATAGACATTTGAGACGATCTTGCTGATGGCGTTACCGCTCTTCTCGAACGTCACGATTCCCGTGGACGGCTTCTGCGTCGTCGTGGCATTACCCGTATGCGTCAGCGGGAACGGCCCTGCTTCCTGTATCAGGACGGCGGGATCTGTTCTGCTGAAGGTCCGCCACGTGGTGGACCTGTTCTTGAAGCGGATCTGGAAGACGGGATGTGCTGCCTTCGGCAGACCGCCACTGGTGCAACTGTAGTCGGCATCGCCTGCACGCACGGCAGTGATGCGCACGACGGCATACGTATCGGCACCGATATCGTCCGACAACGTGATTCCCTTCGCAGGCGGTGTACCGACGATGCCTGCCGGAGGAGCGATGGACGGCACGTCACCCTGATGCGCATAGACGGGAGCATTGGTCGCGATTGCGGCGATCTGCTGCTGGCCGGCTCCCGGTTGGTCGCCGGTGAGCTGGACGAGTGCACCGCCGATGTTGACGATGGCCTCGACCTTGTCCTGGGCTCCGAGCACAGGTATCTCACGCGAGAGATAGAGCTTCCTGTTCGGTCCGGCTCCACGCGACACTCCCGTGAGATTCGAGAATACCGCGACGTTCTCCTTGAAGCGGATGGTGCTCTTCGACGGTGGATGGAAGAGACCGTACACGGCCTGTGTGACCGTGGTCAATGACGTGTAGTTGAAGAAGTCGGCCCCACGGACGACGAGCGTGAACTCGAACGTCATGTCATCGGGAATGATCGTATCCTTCGGTACGGCGACGACTCCACCCAGAGCGCTAGCCCTGAACACGGCACGAATTCCGTCCAGGACCTTCACGGTCGTGGGTGTCGGCCGAAGCTCGAGCATCCTCCGTACGTCGTATCCGAGCAGCAGGCGTTGACGTCCTGCCTCCGTCATGGCATCGAAGACCGTCGCTCCCTCATCGAGCCAGTAGTGATGAAGGAGATGAAGTTCGAACAGGCGCACATAGCCGTTGACGATCCGCTCGGAAGCCATCAGGATACTCCCCCGTTCTTGTGGTGGAAGTCATTGACCACTTCCGTGATCAGACCGCGTTCTTCTTCGACGGCACGGAACTTCAGGTCGACCATGCGCAGGTTGTACAGGGCGAACGGATACTGCTTCCCTCCGAGCGTTCCCCACAGGTGATTCACTTCTTCCATCGTGGGCGAGTAAAGATCGAAGATCAGCTTGAACTCTGCGAGCTGATCGAGCACGTTGCTCGGGGCGTTCGCCGTGATGGAGGCAGGAGCCACCGTGTCCTGGGTGAAGACGTTCCGTGCCTGGAAGAACCGGAGCGCCCTTGACAGCACGAGCAGCGCATTCGCATAGGTCGTGTGCGTGGCCGTCATCAGGACGATGAAGTTCAGGAAGACGGGCGGGTTCTCGTAGACGGCCTTCAACGTGACATCGTTGCGTACATAGTTCGGTAGGTTCTTGAGAGTCTTCTCTTCCTTGATATTCACGATTGATAGCAACAGGACGTCGCGCGCGACACCAGCACCTCCACCACCGGATGCGAAGCCTTCCGCGAGGTTACCCATCGCGACGGGGCTCGGCGACTCGGCGACGCCGTAGGCGGATGCGAAGTGACGACGCATCTCGTTCAGCACTATGGTCAATGCGTGTGAAATCATGATTCCATACCGTGATCGTGGGCCGGATATCCATTCCGGATACCGATCGGGGACAGCTCCGCCGTCGGTCGTGAAACGACCGCAAGGAGTCTTTCCCGCTACGGTGATCCGTCGGGCTCGATCGAATGGCTCGGATACTCAGGCAAGGGTCGCGAACGCGATCATTGTCGTGAGATGATCCATCGTGAATATTGCTTCTGCGCAGGATGACTTCGGGATACGCTCCCGAACGTGGTCACGATCAGGCGGTCAACACTGATCGGCGATACCACTGCTACTGTACGATGATTTCAGGATTCGCTCCCGAACGTGGTCGCGATCGTGCGGTCGACACCGATCGGCGATACCACTGCTACTGTACGATGATTTCAGGTCCTCATCCCCTGAATGCGACTCGGCATAACACTGGATGTCAGGTCGTGGTCCAGAAAGTACCTTCTTCGACGGTGATTGCTCAGGTACCCTTTCGACATGTCAACTCCTTCGACAACGGGGCGATTATACGTAAATGCGCCATCGTTTCGTCAAGGGTTTTTTCACATGATCGAAACTTTTTTCGTGGCTTCATTCGACCCGCACAATTCCCGGTTTGTCGCGAAACATCGCTAACATCAACTCCACTAATATGTTGGATGGTACTCGCGGATTTCTTCCTGGAACATAATGTACAGTGGGATGTTCGCAGAAGGTTTTGCCGTACCACGACCGGAATTCCGTGTTCCACGACACGATGGCTACATCGTCACGATCGATGGACGCGAATCCGTCGGGCATGACCGTATCCGGGCTTCGTCATCGTCGACGTATCATTGCATTCCCCGAACGGAATGGACTCGGAACGCATGTAGCTTCTTGCTCATGCATGCGTCATATGTTCAACTGACGATCACTCGTCGATAGAAGGCAGGAATGAAAACCATCTACTTCGCTGCATCGAGCCTGGACGGCTTCATCTCCGACAAGGAAGACTCGCTGGAATGGCTGTTCCAGTTCGGCGAACCCGGAGGAAACTACATCGGGAGCTTCGTCGACACCGTGGGCGCCCTTGCGATGGGATCGACGACCTACCGATGGATGTACGACAACATGCAAGGTTTCGGCGACGGCGCGTGGCCATACAAGGTCCCCGCATTCGTTTTCTCGAACCGGGATCTTCCTGTCTATCCCGACGCGGACATACGGTTCGTACGTGGTGATGTTCGCCCTGTGCACCGGCAGATGGTCCTCGAAGCGAAGGGGCGGAACATCTGGATCGTCGGCGGAGGAGAACTTGCGGGAACGTTCTACGACGCCCGGCTTCTGGATGAGCTCATCATCCAGTTCGTTTCGGTGACTCTCGGTGAAGGGGCTCCCTTGTTCCCCAGAACCATGGAGAAACCTCTGAAGCTCGAAAGTGTACGGAGGCTCGATCAGGAATTCGCCGAGCTCAGGTATTCGGTTCGGTACCATGACTGATCGACCGTCGTAGGATCGACGGTTCCGATAGTCGGGAGATCTTCACTCTTCCAGCGCCTTGAGGATACGCTCGACGTCCATGTACGGTGTGGTACCGAGCTTCTCGAAGACGATCCTGCCTTGCCTGAGCACGATCGTCGCATGGAGATCGGTCGTCGTACCGTCCCGTTCGTCGATACGTGCACCGATGGAATGGGCGAACGCACCGGCCGTATCGCTGGCCAGCCGTATCGTTGCGGTATCCAGTTTCAGTTCCTGTTCGGCTTCGACGTTGCGGAAGGGAGGATCGTTGCTGATACCGACGACGATGGCGCCTTTCTCCTTCAGCCGCGCCGCGTTCTTGTTGAGCAGGAGGATCTGGCGGACACAATGCTCGCAACGGTATCCGAGGTAGCGTACGACGACGACCGGATGCGTGCGTGAAAGCTGCATGACGTCGACGGAAGAACCGTCCGGACGCTGCACGGACGGCATGTCGGCACTCTGCACCGTGCCGAGCACGATGCAGAGTGCGACAACGAGAGTTGCGAAGATCTTCATCGAATGAGAACGAGTTTCGACGATTCGTGATAATTACGTCCACCGCGAACGAGGACGTAGTATGTACCGGCCGTAAGATCGGCGACGTCGAGCGTCACCATCGTTTCCTGGCCACCCGTTACCGTACGCTTGTGTACGACGGCACCGGTGATGTCGTGGATCGCGATATCGACGGGTGTGCCGTTCAGGAAGTCCGGAACGTGGATGCGCACCGTCGTATAGCGTCCGACCGCAGGATTCGGGAACAGCTCGGGTTCCGTCCACGGCGCTTCGTGAATGGCGCTCGTCTTCGGAACGATGTCGATGACGTTCATCATTCCCATGTCTTCGTGGCCGAGGAAGTGGCAGTGCATCACCGTCTTGCCGGAGACATCGGACAGGCGCATGCGGATACGCGTCGTAGCCATCGTATCGAGCATGACGACGTCGTTCCATACCGGTTCGTCGATGACGGTCGAATCGGACGAGCCGAGCTTGCGTACGCCGACGACCTGGAATTCGTTGACGTGGATGTGGAAGGGATGGAAGCCCCTGCTGTCGTTCGTGATGTACCACTCTTCCACGTCACCCGCCTTCAGCGTCATATTCGTGACGTCATGGTTGAACGGCATGCTGTCCACCTGGAAGACACGCGTGATCAGCGTCGTATCCGTGGACTTCCCGACGCTGTCGGAGTTCACGATGGAGAAGTAGACGTTGCGATGTCCCGTGATTTCCGATGCCTCGATGTCGCCCTTCGCGAACGAAACGGGCAGTGCCGTGGGCATCTGCATCGTGTTCGGCTCTCCGGAGATATCGAGACGTACCAGATCGCGCGAGCTCTTGAATCGATAGCTCTGATCGTAGTGATCCATTACCACCCAGTATTCGGCGCCATCGTCCGGAGCCTGGACCAGGATATCGGAACGATCACCGGGAATGAGTTCGACGAAGTCGCGGTTCATCGGCCTGCGCAGATAGATACCATCGAGGGCGATCTCCGTGACGTCGAGGGCACGTGCCGTATCGCCCTGACCGCGCTTGAGATGGATACGGACGATGTCCGAATTCAACGCGTTGCACATGCGGAAGCGGCGAATCTCACCGGGGCGGAGCGTGAGCTTGGCCTGCTCCATGCCGTTGACGACGATGGGCGTGTTGACCGTGCCCGAATAGGCGCCGAAACCCGCACCCGAGCGTTTCGGCCACGGAATGGTCATC
This window harbors:
- a CDS encoding type IV secretion protein Rhs — its product is MSEVSTIPTPATPDVCTVAILVEGQEIPGEYQVQAVSVSLELNRIPSATIHLKDGEASQGKFKASDTDLFVPGKKIEIQLGYRSQNESVFKGIVVKHAIKIRKTGSMLIVECRDESMKLTRGRNSRYFVDKKDSDIMQEIIDLHGLQHDVVTTDAALKEVVQYDATDWDFILCRAEANGCVVITEGGKIRIVRPDVAGSSIVTVGFGTTVLELDAEIDARLQSKGVKAKAWNATDQEVIETEAAEPSTTENGNLDPDTLADVVGGDAHELRHGGKVSEPELQAWADGYLLKERLAKVRGRVKFQGLATVLPGTVIEVTGIGERFEGKMYVSGVRHSVSDGNWETDAQIGLSTATFAETFPVSALPAAGLLPSVHGLQMGVVTALENDPDGEDRIKVRIPMISASDEGIWARLSTLDAGKERGTYYRPEIGDEVVVGFLDNDPRYPVVLGMCHSSAKPSPEPAKDDNHLKGYVSREKMKMTFDDEKKIVRIETPAGNRIALTEEDSGIVIEDQNGNRITMDADGIVVESVKDLKLKAAKNVVVEGLDMELKAQTGFKASGSASAEISGASTTIQGSATTVIKGGLVQIN
- a CDS encoding glycerol acyltransferase codes for the protein MASSIDYYPPLSFYYRVEFSISKDKNDVRFQTVSGLSVEYDYESFKEGGENRFEHKLPVRTKYADMVLKRGMLTDSDVIKWMLDAFRNREFKPADLTVILLNEKGEPLKTWKVAQAIPKKWIVSDLNANENSVVIETLELTYRYFTIE
- a CDS encoding phage tail protein yields the protein MAQEYPLPRFQYQIDWGGAKLNFTEVTGMDQQVEVIEYRHSDSKDFSKIKMPGMRKFSNITMKRGKFEGDFDYNNWIDEISNERVNGRRDVVIRLLNEKHEPVAVWKAVRCFPTKITVPDLKSDANEVAIETIEIAHEGLSLVR
- a CDS encoding phage tail protein, whose amino-acid sequence is MATAYKTPGVYIEEIPKFPPSIAPVETAIPAFIGYTQKAMELTTGDLTLKPTRISSLVEYEAFFGGPQPERNIDVTVTETQDADGNTTSMKSVATIAEADRSKHIMYYALQLFYANGGGPCYIVSVGDYKATFGGSLVETELHDGLDALELADEPTLIVFPEAQSLGISDFKTLQDAALAQCDDLKDRFVIMDVHGDDEVLSDPTANLIDAVSNFRTSGIGMNNLKYGAAYAPNIETTLDFSVDETEIDITHVVNGSASASVKLDTLATTANAVYESARAAIRDLPCKMPPSSAMAGIYADVDNDRGVWKAPANVSVNAVIRPAIQFSNTQQDQMNVDSTAGKSVNAIRAFTGKGTLVWGARTLAGNDNEWRYVSVRRFFNFVEESVKKATEQFVFEPNDANTWVRVQAMIENFLTTLWRQGALQGVKPEHAFYVAVGLGKTMTALDILEGRMIIEIGMAAVRPAEFIILKFSHKMAES
- a CDS encoding deaminase; translation: MKTIYFAASSLDGFISDKEDSLEWLFQFGEPGGNYIGSFVDTVGALAMGSTTYRWMYDNMQGFGDGAWPYKVPAFVFSNRDLPVYPDADIRFVRGDVRPVHRQMVLEAKGRNIWIVGGGELAGTFYDARLLDELIIQFVSVTLGEGAPLFPRTMEKPLKLESVRRLDQEFAELRYSVRYHD